In Alistipes ihumii AP11, a genomic segment contains:
- the mazG gene encoding nucleoside triphosphate pyrophosphohydrolase, giving the protein MDRRLVALKRLLDVMDELRVKCPWDRKQTFESLRMNTIEETYELADAILDHDLDNVKKELGDLLLHVVFYSKMGSEQQAFDIGDVADAICDKLIFRHPHVFGETRAEDAEQVKQNWEDLKLKEKALEHRKKRVLAGVPRSLPALVKAYRIGEKAAAAGFDWEKREDVWEKVKEETAEVQREIDRSDSSRAEEEFGDLFFALVNAARLYGVDPEAALEKSNRKFIRRFTHIEDRAEQQGRSLRDMTLGQMDALWNEAKEMEKSGENER; this is encoded by the coding sequence ATGGACCGAAGATTAGTTGCCCTGAAGCGACTGCTCGACGTGATGGACGAGTTGCGGGTCAAGTGCCCGTGGGACCGCAAGCAGACGTTCGAGTCGCTTAGAATGAATACGATAGAGGAAACCTACGAACTGGCCGACGCGATTCTGGACCATGATTTGGATAATGTGAAAAAGGAGCTGGGCGACCTGTTGCTGCATGTCGTCTTCTATTCCAAAATGGGCTCCGAGCAGCAGGCTTTCGACATAGGCGACGTGGCCGATGCGATCTGCGACAAGCTGATTTTCCGCCATCCGCACGTGTTCGGCGAGACGCGGGCCGAGGATGCGGAACAGGTGAAGCAGAACTGGGAAGACCTGAAGCTGAAGGAAAAGGCGCTGGAGCATCGGAAAAAACGGGTGCTTGCCGGCGTGCCGCGCAGCCTGCCGGCTTTGGTCAAGGCTTACCGGATTGGCGAGAAGGCCGCAGCGGCCGGATTCGACTGGGAGAAGCGGGAGGACGTATGGGAAAAGGTCAAGGAGGAGACGGCCGAGGTACAGCGCGAGATCGACCGGAGCGACTCTTCGCGCGCGGAGGAGGAGTTCGGCGATCTGTTTTTCGCGCTGGTCAATGCGGCGCGTTTGTACGGAGTCGATCCCGAGGCGGCGCTCGAGAAAAGCAACCGCAAGTTCATCCGCCGCTTCACGCATATCGAAGACCGGGCCGAGCAGCAGGGCCGTTCGCTCCGCGACATGACGCTCGGGCAGATGGATGCGCTGTGGAACGAGGCCAAGGAGATGGAAAAGAGCGGCGAGAACGAGCGGTAG
- the kdsB gene encoding 3-deoxy-manno-octulosonate cytidylyltransferase codes for MKFLALIPARYASTRFPGKPLADLGGKPMIRHVYEKARAFFDTCYVATDDERIERAVAGFGGRAIMTSTDHRSGTDRCREALDKAEVLCGERFDIVVNIQGDEPFVSGEQLSLISGCFDEPSTQIATLVKAFAPHEDIFNSNSPKVVLSADGHALYFSRSAIPFLRGVEPSQWQSSHTYYKHIGLYAYRSDVLRKITALPQGILERCESLEQLRWLENGYRIRTAVTMTESLAIDTPQDLQAAVDYMLGRTK; via the coding sequence ATGAAATTCCTTGCATTGATTCCCGCCCGGTATGCTTCGACCCGTTTTCCCGGCAAGCCGCTGGCCGATTTGGGAGGCAAGCCGATGATCCGACATGTGTATGAGAAGGCCCGAGCGTTTTTCGATACCTGCTATGTGGCTACCGACGACGAGCGGATCGAACGGGCCGTCGCCGGTTTCGGGGGTCGCGCGATCATGACCTCGACCGATCACCGCAGCGGGACGGACCGCTGCCGGGAAGCGCTAGACAAGGCGGAGGTCCTTTGCGGAGAGCGGTTCGACATCGTTGTCAATATTCAGGGCGACGAGCCTTTCGTATCCGGGGAGCAGCTTTCGCTGATCTCCGGGTGTTTCGACGAGCCTTCGACCCAAATCGCCACGTTGGTCAAGGCGTTCGCTCCGCACGAGGATATTTTCAATTCCAACTCTCCGAAGGTGGTCTTGTCGGCCGACGGTCATGCGCTCTATTTCAGCCGTTCGGCGATTCCCTTCCTTCGCGGAGTCGAGCCGTCGCAGTGGCAGAGTTCGCATACCTACTATAAGCATATCGGGCTGTATGCCTACCGCAGCGACGTGCTCCGGAAGATTACCGCCCTGCCTCAGGGCATTCTCGAGCGATGCGAGTCGCTCGAGCAGTTGCGTTGGCTGGAGAACGGCTATCGTATTCGGACGGCCGTCACGATGACTGAAAGCCTGGCGATCGACACGCCGCAGGATTTGCAGGCCGCCGTCGATTATATGCTGGGCCGGACGAAATAG
- a CDS encoding pentapeptide repeat-containing protein, translated as MTEHEHFDKEDFRVRTAARSYEDCLFTGCLFSSADLRDCEFTDCRFERCDLSMALLENTSMRTVRFHECKLLGTRFEDCNQILFSPDFERCLLDYASFRRAKLRKRLFCGCSLRQADFSAADLSGAVFADCDLNGAIFDRTVLEKADFSTARNYSIDPETNRIRRARFSISGLPGLLGRYDIDISET; from the coding sequence ATGACCGAGCACGAGCATTTCGACAAAGAGGACTTTCGCGTCCGGACCGCCGCCCGATCCTACGAGGATTGCCTATTCACCGGCTGCCTGTTTTCAAGCGCCGACCTGCGCGACTGCGAGTTCACCGATTGTCGGTTCGAGCGTTGCGACCTGAGCATGGCCTTGCTGGAAAACACGTCGATGCGGACGGTCCGGTTCCACGAATGCAAGCTGCTGGGCACGAGGTTCGAAGATTGCAACCAAATCCTGTTCTCGCCCGACTTCGAACGTTGCCTTCTCGACTACGCCTCGTTCCGCCGCGCGAAACTCCGCAAGCGCCTGTTTTGCGGATGCAGCCTTCGGCAAGCCGACTTCTCGGCGGCGGACCTGAGCGGAGCGGTTTTTGCCGATTGCGATCTGAACGGAGCGATTTTCGACCGCACCGTGCTGGAAAAAGCCGATTTCTCGACCGCGCGGAACTATTCGATCGACCCGGAGACGAACCGAATACGCCGGGCCCGATTCTCGATCAGCGGCCTTCCGGGCCTGCTCGGTCGATACGATATCGATATTTCCGAAACATGA
- a CDS encoding serine hydrolase domain-containing protein, producing MNSETFPNVKKYALTLLFAFALAAMHGQDRGLPERLERSLDSMILDAMQIKAFPGAQLVIGDREGVLYARNYGYHDYSRKREVTDRDLYDVASCTKVVSTTFVVMRLYDRGLLRIDDPLVKYLPEFAGTTAESVTLGELLTHTSGMRAQTFYTPLVRNANGGRLFSGKLSAEYPYRIGKNYFVARDVAIDTLLLSRTPRAGWREATSKLYVNPAVDTLIMRQIIEDYKPERRGSYRYSDTNFWLLKLIAEKVSGESLDRLTHALLSELGCTLSGYNPLQTCDMEHCVPTEDDHILNRGTVQGYVHDELGALMGGVGGNAGLFSTAKEMARFCEMMLNDGCYAGRRILSQETIRLFTGSPLAERKIWRGLGFDKRDPASSPLGGTDSYGHTGFTGTIFWIDARAGLYMVFLSNAVCPTRVDNKLLSTSLRTKIWEAVKQGCR from the coding sequence TTGAATTCCGAAACTTTCCCGAACGTGAAGAAATACGCGCTCACTCTGCTGTTCGCTTTCGCCCTCGCGGCAATGCACGGACAAGACCGCGGACTGCCCGAGCGACTGGAACGGTCGCTCGACTCGATGATACTCGACGCCATGCAAATCAAGGCGTTCCCGGGGGCCCAGCTCGTCATCGGCGACAGGGAAGGCGTTCTTTATGCCCGCAACTACGGCTATCACGACTATTCGCGGAAACGGGAAGTGACCGATCGGGACCTGTACGACGTGGCCTCATGCACGAAAGTAGTGTCCACTACGTTCGTCGTCATGCGCCTGTACGACCGGGGCCTGCTGCGAATCGACGATCCTCTCGTGAAATATCTCCCCGAGTTCGCCGGCACGACGGCCGAAAGCGTCACGCTCGGCGAACTGCTGACTCACACCTCGGGCATGCGCGCGCAGACTTTCTATACGCCTCTGGTCCGCAATGCGAACGGAGGGCGCCTTTTCAGCGGCAAGCTGTCGGCCGAATATCCCTACCGGATCGGAAAAAACTATTTCGTGGCCCGCGACGTAGCCATCGACACGTTGCTGCTGTCGCGTACTCCACGCGCCGGCTGGCGCGAGGCCACCTCGAAACTGTACGTCAACCCGGCCGTCGACACGCTGATCATGCGGCAGATCATCGAGGATTACAAGCCGGAGCGCAGGGGGAGCTACCGGTACAGCGACACGAACTTCTGGCTGCTGAAACTGATCGCGGAAAAGGTCTCAGGAGAATCCCTCGACCGGCTGACCCACGCATTGCTGTCGGAGCTGGGCTGCACGTTGAGCGGGTACAATCCCTTGCAAACCTGCGACATGGAGCACTGCGTCCCGACCGAGGACGACCACATTCTGAACCGAGGCACCGTACAAGGCTACGTCCATGACGAACTGGGCGCTCTGATGGGCGGGGTAGGAGGCAATGCCGGGCTATTCTCGACGGCCAAGGAAATGGCCCGTTTCTGCGAAATGATGCTCAACGACGGATGCTATGCAGGCCGCCGGATTCTTTCGCAGGAAACAATCCGACTGTTCACCGGTTCGCCGCTCGCCGAACGGAAAATCTGGCGCGGACTCGGATTCGACAAGCGGGACCCGGCCTCGAGTCCGTTGGGAGGCACGGACAGCTACGGACACACGGGCTTTACCGGCACGATATTCTGGATCGACGCCCGCGCCGGCCTGTACATGGTTTTCCTGTCGAATGCCGTATGCCCGACACGGGTCGACAACAAACTGCTTTCGACCTCTCTGCGAACCAAGATATGGGAGGCCGTAAAGCAGGGTTGTCGCTGA
- the rho gene encoding transcription termination factor Rho, with amino-acid sequence MQDAEALKGKSLAELREIGRSMGIKAQMRKQELLDRILELSARGDSSPAGAEAAQPEVPVPEGEENVPEKKRRGRRPKGYVRVESVENPSADEAAPEQEAPKTPEEAPVSEVRADAHPEQVVRQRTVPAFTASPEKGKPGRPKKRDRLAFAKSAKAIRPMSSDGTAVEPGDSGAVPEDRAETPAVQEPTAPAPTFVRETQERPEPVSRANSGPKKEAKEEFLGIVEGQGVLEIMPDGYGFLRSTDYNYLNSPDDVYVSPSQIKLFGLKVGDTVQGAIRPPKEGEKYFPLVKVNRINGLSPEEVRDRVQFEFMTPLFPSEKFNLTGNGHNNIPCRVIDLFSPIGKGQRGLIVAQPKTGKTMLLQSVANAIADNHPEVYLIVLLIDERPEEVTEMARNVKAEVVASTFDEQASRHVKVAEMVLEKAKRMVECGHDVVILLDSITRLARAYNTVQPASGKVLSGGVDANALHKPKRFFGAARNTEERGSLTIIATALIDTGSKMDEVIFEEFKGTGNMELQLDRKLANKRVYPAVDIMASGTRREDLLLRKEVLQKIWVLRRYLSDMNSVEAMEVIKKHMESTRSNEELLVTMNQ; translated from the coding sequence ATGCAGGATGCCGAAGCATTGAAAGGGAAAAGCCTTGCCGAATTGCGCGAAATAGGCCGGTCCATGGGAATCAAGGCCCAGATGCGCAAACAGGAACTTCTCGACCGTATTTTGGAGTTATCCGCGCGCGGAGACTCTTCTCCGGCCGGCGCGGAAGCGGCACAGCCGGAAGTACCGGTTCCGGAAGGAGAAGAAAATGTGCCCGAGAAAAAGCGGCGGGGCCGTCGTCCGAAGGGATACGTCCGGGTCGAAAGCGTCGAGAATCCGTCGGCGGACGAGGCGGCTCCTGAACAGGAGGCGCCGAAAACGCCGGAAGAAGCTCCCGTTTCCGAAGTCAGGGCCGACGCGCATCCCGAGCAGGTCGTCCGGCAGCGGACTGTTCCCGCTTTCACCGCCAGTCCTGAAAAGGGGAAGCCCGGCCGCCCCAAGAAGCGGGACCGGCTCGCTTTCGCCAAGAGTGCCAAGGCGATCCGGCCGATGTCTTCGGACGGAACGGCGGTTGAACCGGGCGATTCGGGCGCGGTTCCGGAGGATCGTGCCGAAACGCCCGCCGTGCAGGAACCGACCGCTCCCGCTCCGACTTTCGTCAGGGAAACGCAGGAGCGCCCGGAGCCGGTCTCGCGTGCGAATTCCGGTCCGAAGAAAGAGGCGAAGGAAGAGTTTCTCGGTATTGTGGAGGGACAGGGCGTGCTCGAAATCATGCCCGACGGCTATGGCTTTCTGCGTTCGACCGACTATAATTACCTGAACTCGCCGGACGACGTTTATGTCTCTCCGTCTCAGATCAAACTGTTCGGTCTGAAAGTGGGCGATACGGTTCAGGGGGCGATCCGTCCCCCGAAAGAGGGCGAGAAATATTTTCCGCTGGTCAAGGTCAACCGCATCAACGGACTCAGTCCGGAGGAGGTGCGCGACCGTGTGCAGTTCGAGTTTATGACTCCGCTGTTCCCTTCCGAGAAATTCAATCTGACGGGCAACGGGCACAACAATATCCCCTGTCGGGTGATCGACCTGTTCTCGCCGATCGGCAAAGGGCAACGCGGTCTGATCGTAGCCCAACCCAAAACCGGCAAGACGATGCTGCTGCAGTCGGTTGCCAATGCCATTGCCGACAATCATCCGGAGGTGTACCTGATCGTGCTGCTGATCGACGAACGTCCGGAGGAGGTGACCGAGATGGCTCGCAACGTGAAGGCCGAGGTCGTGGCGTCGACTTTCGACGAGCAGGCGTCCCGTCATGTGAAGGTCGCCGAGATGGTACTGGAGAAAGCCAAAAGAATGGTCGAGTGCGGGCACGACGTCGTGATCCTGCTCGATTCGATCACGCGTCTGGCTCGTGCCTACAATACCGTGCAGCCCGCTTCGGGCAAGGTGCTCTCGGGCGGTGTCGACGCGAATGCGCTGCATAAGCCCAAGCGGTTTTTCGGCGCGGCCCGGAATACCGAGGAGCGCGGATCGCTGACGATCATCGCGACGGCGCTGATCGACACCGGCTCGAAAATGGACGAGGTGATATTCGAGGAGTTCAAGGGAACCGGCAACATGGAGCTTCAGCTCGACCGCAAGCTCGCCAACAAACGCGTTTATCCGGCCGTCGACATTATGGCGTCGGGGACCCGCCGCGAGGACCTGCTGCTTCGCAAGGAAGTGCTGCAGAAAATCTGGGTATTGCGCCGCTATCTCTCCGATATGAATTCCGTGGAGGCTATGGAAGTGATCAAGAAGCACATGGAGTCGACCCGTTCCAACGAAGAGCTGCTCGTAACGATGAACCAGTAG
- a CDS encoding beta-N-acetylhexosaminidase, whose product MKNKFVLTLVWLLTTAAALGQNLIPLPNRADRRDGSFLLTRHTEIVSPDFPGLADYLNDHLERLTGYRLPVTEHLRGVRQIVISRKSELPSEGYTLDVTIPQIRIEGRDYAGAFYALQTLFQLLPASVYDTAAPGRAETVEIPGYLIEDSPRFPYRGVMLDVSRTYFDKETVIAYIDWMARHKLNRLHWHLTDDNGWRIEIKKYPELTSKGAWRGPGEALPPSYGSGERRYGGYFTQDDVREIVRFAASRAVEIIPEIDLPGHSQTLTSVYPETFCLKTGEDYPPEEMRNVLCAGREENFAMLRDILTELASLFPSKYIHIGGDEVSTKYWSNCPRCKALMQTEGMRKVSEIQSYFVRRLETIVRETGKSCAAWNEVLEDNRPDKSTLIYAWKDTAACAEAVRAGQPVVMMPAQYCYIDMKQSRWERGHTWAWLVDTRRVYSFDPDDTGIGGCRPELVLGIEAAQWAELLDRPERFVEYQGYPRLCALAEAGWTEKGRRNWNDFYARLTSGHLDRLSAMGIRFRMFPPEADYRDGTITVRSTHPDGEVRYTNDSSEPTLASALYEGPIRTKNPERYLFRTFYGEGHSPAVPATADTTVALGAGSERTVRIPLERYVDRNGLWLLSVSQQQDNAKIDRMEVNGPDTAYTIIRNGQKTNPFNDLRLYIDERNRTADLILALSNRSQRSDTLTLGLRPSPYIEPPVRVTSSLVPSKRFPLRNASDYHFGTYTRVASPCKAGDYILFTFEEPVDCESVDLRTGIPNVTRYIVTKGRVAWSSDGRSFIEAGPLNESGQIVWKPHKPVRAIRVSIEDSNGETAVCWQDLRITSTR is encoded by the coding sequence ATGAAGAATAAGTTCGTGCTGACTTTGGTCTGGCTGTTGACGACCGCCGCGGCCCTCGGCCAGAACCTGATTCCCTTGCCCAATCGCGCCGATAGGCGAGACGGGAGCTTCCTGCTCACGCGCCATACGGAGATCGTAAGCCCCGACTTTCCCGGGCTGGCCGACTACCTGAACGACCACCTCGAACGCCTGACCGGCTACCGGCTGCCTGTGACGGAACACCTCCGGGGAGTACGCCAAATCGTAATAAGCCGGAAAAGCGAACTACCTTCCGAGGGCTATACGCTCGACGTCACGATCCCGCAAATCCGGATCGAGGGCCGCGACTATGCCGGCGCCTTCTACGCGCTTCAAACGCTTTTCCAGCTGTTGCCCGCCTCAGTGTACGACACGGCCGCCCCGGGGCGGGCCGAGACGGTCGAGATTCCGGGCTATCTGATCGAAGACTCGCCGCGCTTTCCCTACCGGGGCGTCATGCTCGACGTTTCGCGCACCTATTTCGACAAGGAAACGGTCATCGCGTACATCGACTGGATGGCCCGCCACAAGCTCAACCGGCTGCATTGGCATCTGACGGACGACAACGGCTGGCGCATCGAGATCAAGAAGTATCCCGAACTCACGTCGAAAGGGGCATGGCGGGGACCCGGCGAAGCGCTACCGCCCTCTTACGGATCGGGCGAGAGGCGCTACGGCGGCTATTTCACGCAGGACGACGTGCGCGAGATCGTGCGCTTCGCCGCATCGCGCGCCGTGGAGATCATTCCCGAGATCGACTTGCCGGGCCATAGCCAGACTCTGACGAGCGTCTACCCCGAAACGTTCTGCCTTAAGACCGGCGAAGACTATCCGCCCGAAGAGATGCGCAACGTGCTGTGCGCCGGGCGGGAGGAGAACTTCGCGATGCTGCGCGACATCCTGACCGAGCTGGCCTCCCTGTTTCCGTCGAAATACATTCACATAGGAGGCGACGAGGTCAGCACGAAATACTGGAGCAACTGTCCCCGGTGCAAGGCCCTGATGCAGACCGAGGGCATGCGGAAAGTCTCCGAAATTCAAAGCTACTTCGTTCGCCGGCTCGAAACGATCGTCCGCGAAACAGGCAAAAGCTGCGCGGCGTGGAACGAGGTGCTCGAGGACAACCGACCGGACAAGAGCACACTCATCTATGCGTGGAAAGACACAGCGGCCTGCGCCGAAGCCGTTCGCGCCGGGCAGCCCGTCGTGATGATGCCCGCCCAGTACTGCTATATCGACATGAAGCAGAGCCGGTGGGAGAGAGGACATACCTGGGCATGGCTGGTCGATACGCGCCGCGTCTATTCGTTCGACCCGGACGATACGGGAATCGGCGGCTGCCGTCCGGAACTGGTCCTCGGCATCGAGGCGGCCCAATGGGCGGAACTGCTCGACCGTCCCGAACGTTTCGTGGAGTATCAAGGGTATCCCCGCCTCTGCGCGCTGGCCGAGGCGGGCTGGACCGAAAAGGGAAGACGCAACTGGAACGATTTCTACGCCCGGCTGACATCGGGCCATCTGGACCGCCTGAGCGCCATGGGCATCCGCTTCCGGATGTTTCCGCCCGAGGCGGACTACCGCGACGGAACGATTACGGTGCGCAGCACCCATCCCGACGGAGAGGTCCGCTATACGAACGACTCGAGCGAGCCGACGCTCGCGTCGGCCTTATACGAAGGTCCGATCCGGACGAAAAATCCCGAACGCTATCTGTTCCGCACCTTCTACGGCGAAGGACACAGCCCGGCCGTTCCGGCTACGGCCGACACGACCGTCGCGCTGGGTGCCGGCAGCGAACGGACCGTCCGCATTCCGCTGGAACGCTACGTCGATCGCAACGGGCTCTGGCTGTTGAGCGTATCCCAGCAGCAAGACAACGCGAAGATCGACCGGATGGAAGTGAACGGTCCCGACACGGCCTACACGATCATCCGCAACGGGCAGAAAACAAACCCGTTCAACGACCTGCGGCTTTACATCGACGAGCGGAACCGGACGGCCGATCTGATCCTCGCGCTGAGTAACCGCTCGCAGCGCTCCGACACGCTGACGCTCGGACTGCGCCCGTCGCCCTATATCGAGCCGCCGGTGCGCGTCACCAGCTCGCTCGTACCGTCGAAAAGGTTTCCGTTGCGCAATGCGTCCGACTACCATTTCGGGACTTACACCCGCGTCGCATCGCCTTGTAAGGCCGGCGACTACATTCTGTTCACGTTCGAAGAGCCGGTCGATTGCGAGTCCGTCGACCTGCGCACGGGCATTCCGAACGTCACGCGCTATATCGTCACGAAAGGGAGGGTCGCGTGGTCGAGCGACGGACGCTCCTTCATCGAGGCCGGACCGCTGAACGAAAGCGGACAGATCGTATGGAAACCGCACAAGCCCGTCCGCGCTATCCGGGTGTCGATCGAGGACAGCAACGGCGAGACGGCCGTATGTTGGCAGGATCTTCGCATTACTTCCACGCGCTGA
- the miaA gene encoding tRNA (adenosine(37)-N6)-dimethylallyltransferase MiaA: MATTNNGGKTLVVLLGATATGKTDVGIALARAFGSEIVSSDSRQIYREMSIGTAKPTEEELSAVPHHLIGTRSVREDYSAGRYEQDALRVLEERFREHDILFLVGGSGLYIDAVCYGMDELPAVDPHLRKTLVRRAQTEGLESLFEELRKLDPAHCEVMDRSNPQRVIRALEVCLQSGRPYSSLRKGEPKTRPFRILRVGLRMSRDVLYDRIDRRVDRMIADGLEREARELYPLREYNALQTVGYRELFAYFEGETSREQAIELIKRNSRRYAKRQTTWFARNTDTRWFEAEEGCAEKIAGYLSGTI, translated from the coding sequence ATGGCGACGACGAATAACGGCGGCAAGACGCTCGTCGTGCTGCTCGGCGCGACCGCCACGGGCAAAACCGACGTCGGCATCGCGCTGGCTCGGGCGTTCGGATCGGAAATCGTATCGTCCGACTCGAGGCAGATTTACCGCGAGATGAGCATCGGAACGGCCAAGCCGACCGAAGAGGAGCTCTCGGCCGTTCCGCACCACCTGATCGGCACGCGCAGCGTCCGCGAGGACTATTCGGCAGGCCGGTACGAGCAGGATGCGCTCCGGGTGCTGGAGGAACGTTTCCGCGAACACGATATCCTGTTTCTGGTCGGCGGGTCGGGCCTGTACATCGACGCGGTCTGCTACGGCATGGACGAGCTTCCGGCCGTCGATCCGCATTTGCGGAAAACACTCGTCCGCAGGGCGCAGACCGAAGGACTCGAGTCGCTGTTCGAAGAACTGCGGAAGCTCGATCCGGCGCATTGCGAAGTCATGGACCGCAGCAACCCTCAACGAGTGATCCGCGCATTGGAAGTATGCCTGCAGAGCGGCCGACCGTACAGCAGCCTGCGGAAAGGCGAACCGAAAACGCGCCCTTTTCGTATCCTGCGCGTCGGGCTCCGGATGTCCCGCGACGTACTCTACGACCGGATCGACCGGCGGGTCGACCGCATGATAGCCGACGGCCTCGAACGGGAGGCCCGGGAATTGTATCCTCTCCGGGAATACAATGCGCTGCAAACGGTCGGCTACAGGGAGTTGTTCGCCTATTTCGAAGGCGAGACGAGCCGGGAGCAGGCCATCGAACTGATCAAGCGCAACAGTCGCCGCTACGCGAAACGGCAAACGACCTGGTTCGCAAGGAATACGGACACGCGATGGTTCGAAGCAGAAGAAGGGTGCGCCGAAAAAATCGCCGGCTATCTGAGCGGGACGATATGA
- a CDS encoding IS1096 element passenger TnpR family protein: MPVILKLRMLSDEDDCFLRDYEVPYELTLEELHDFICEDLQYEKIPESSFFEADREWNRQREYTHAGSGATGSDSSASRRRMSESRLSDILHRMHDRLIFRFDPPGDRAYYLEVIDTAEAGAGKSYPNLLLANGEAPDQFDPEASPRNRSIFEEAMGDYNDFEGDDAYGDDE; encoded by the coding sequence ATGCCCGTAATTCTGAAACTGAGAATGCTCAGCGACGAGGACGACTGCTTCCTGCGCGACTACGAGGTGCCGTACGAGTTGACGCTGGAGGAATTGCACGACTTCATCTGCGAAGATCTGCAATACGAGAAAATACCGGAATCATCGTTTTTCGAGGCCGACCGCGAGTGGAACAGACAGCGCGAATATACGCATGCCGGCTCCGGCGCAACGGGATCGGACTCTTCCGCCTCCCGGCGCAGGATGTCCGAAAGCCGACTCTCGGACATCCTGCACCGGATGCATGACCGGCTGATCTTCCGCTTCGACCCTCCGGGAGACCGGGCCTACTATCTGGAGGTGATCGACACGGCAGAGGCCGGTGCGGGCAAAAGTTACCCCAATCTGTTGCTGGCCAACGGAGAGGCGCCCGACCAGTTCGATCCGGAGGCATCCCCGCGAAACCGGTCGATTTTTGAGGAGGCGATGGGCGACTACAACGACTTCGAGGGAGACGATGCGTATGGCGACGACGAATAA
- a CDS encoding exo-beta-N-acetylmuramidase NamZ domain-containing protein, producing MNRKIILLFGLLLASLGAPAQDRIETGAEQTGRYLPLLEGRRVGIMTNHTGTVGRTHLVDTLRSLGVDIRVVFAPEHGFRGQADAGESVASYRDRKTGIDVVSVYGSTKRPPDSIMQRLDVLLFDIQDVGLRYYTYLSSMHYLMEACAANGKRLIVLDRPNPNGFYVDGPVLEAKHRSFVGMHPIPVVHGMTLGELARMIDGEGWLRDGLRCKLTVIPCRGYTHRSRYRLPTAPSPNLPNMRAVYLYPSLCFFEGTPVSLGRGTDFPFQAYGHPELQGDFSFTPRSNAGAKNPPLKDKLCHGVDLRTAPSDERIWERGVDLGYVIDCYRQLNLGEKFFTPMFDRLTGTDYVRQMILQGAGADRIKARWADDVERFKQTRKPYLLYEE from the coding sequence ATGAACCGAAAGATCATCCTGCTGTTCGGCCTTCTGCTCGCCTCGCTCGGCGCGCCGGCCCAAGACCGCATCGAAACCGGAGCGGAACAGACCGGCCGCTACCTGCCGCTGCTCGAGGGACGGCGGGTCGGAATCATGACCAATCACACCGGAACCGTAGGCCGGACGCATCTGGTCGATACGCTGCGCTCGCTGGGCGTGGACATTCGGGTCGTCTTCGCGCCCGAGCACGGCTTCCGGGGGCAGGCCGATGCGGGAGAAAGCGTCGCGAGCTACCGCGACCGGAAAACCGGAATCGACGTCGTGTCGGTATACGGCTCGACCAAGCGTCCGCCCGACTCGATCATGCAGCGGCTCGACGTGCTGCTGTTCGACATCCAGGACGTCGGCCTGCGCTATTACACCTATCTCTCTTCGATGCACTACCTGATGGAAGCCTGCGCGGCGAACGGCAAGCGGCTGATCGTGCTGGACCGCCCCAATCCGAACGGATTCTATGTGGACGGCCCGGTACTCGAAGCGAAGCACCGTTCGTTCGTCGGCATGCACCCGATTCCGGTCGTGCACGGCATGACGCTCGGCGAACTGGCCCGCATGATCGACGGCGAAGGCTGGCTGCGGGACGGGTTGCGCTGCAAACTGACCGTCATTCCGTGCCGGGGCTATACGCACCGGTCGCGATACCGGCTGCCGACGGCGCCGTCTCCGAACCTGCCCAACATGCGGGCCGTCTACCTGTATCCGTCGCTCTGCTTTTTCGAGGGTACGCCGGTCAGCCTGGGCCGGGGAACGGATTTCCCGTTTCAGGCATACGGACACCCGGAGCTGCAGGGCGATTTCTCGTTTACGCCGCGCAGCAACGCAGGAGCCAAGAATCCGCCGCTCAAAGACAAGCTCTGCCACGGCGTCGATCTGCGGACCGCCCCGTCCGACGAGCGGATATGGGAAAGGGGGGTGGACCTCGGATACGTGATCGACTGCTACCGGCAATTGAATCTGGGCGAAAAATTTTTCACGCCGATGTTCGACAGACTGACCGGCACGGACTACGTCCGGCAGATGATCCTGCAAGGCGCCGGAGCCGACCGGATCAAAGCCCGCTGGGCGGACGACGTGGAACGCTTCAAACAAACCCGAAAGCCCTACCTGCTGTATGAAGAATAA